Proteins from a single region of Streptomyces sp. Tu 3180:
- the ligA gene encoding NAD-dependent DNA ligase LigA, with the protein MMRITTTPAAAIVDATAYAQAVENAVGAAAAYYAGGTSPLDDDAYDRLVRGIADWEAAHPDQVLPGSPTGKVAGGAAEGDVPHTVPMLSLDNVFSAQEFTAWTASLARRIGREVTRFGVGPKLDGLAIAARYRDGRLTRLITRGDGTAGEDVSHATGTVEGLPEELAEPVTVEVRGEVLMTAAQFAYANEVRTGHGGQPFANPRSAAAGTLRARERVHTVPMTFFGYGLLPLPGTDRALAGRLDGLAHSDLTTLAAELGVHTSARTAVPDVVTETPEQVLDRVKEIAAVRAGLPFGIDGIVVEADLAADRRDAGSGSRAPRWAVAYKLPAAEKITRLLGVEWNVGRTGVVAPRAALEPVVIDGSTITYATLHNPADITRRDLRLGDHVTVHRAGDVIPRVEAPVAHLRTGEERPVEFPRQCPRCGSDIDTGEERWRCARGRNRHLVASLAYAAGRDQLDIEGLGATRVVQLVDAGLVADLADLFALRRDRLLALERMRETSTDNLLAAIARAKEQPLSRVLCALGLRGTGRSISRRIARYFATMDDIRAADADAMQRVEGIGAEKAPSIVAELAELAPLVDRLAAAGVNMTEPGATPPGPDAAPGGHDVPGAPAEGGPLAGMTVVVTGAMTGSLEKLSRNEMNELVERAGGRSSSSVSGKTALVVAGEGAGSKRAKAERLGVRLATPDEFAALVAGLLP; encoded by the coding sequence ATGATGCGGATCACGACGACTCCTGCAGCAGCGATCGTCGACGCCACCGCCTACGCGCAGGCGGTCGAGAACGCCGTGGGCGCGGCGGCCGCCTACTACGCGGGAGGCACCTCCCCGCTGGACGACGACGCCTACGACCGGCTGGTGCGCGGGATCGCCGACTGGGAGGCGGCCCACCCCGACCAGGTGCTCCCCGGCTCCCCCACGGGGAAGGTGGCCGGCGGCGCGGCGGAGGGCGACGTGCCGCACACGGTGCCGATGCTCAGCCTCGACAACGTGTTCTCCGCGCAGGAGTTCACCGCCTGGACCGCGTCCCTGGCCCGCCGCATCGGCCGTGAGGTGACGCGCTTCGGGGTGGGCCCGAAGCTGGACGGGCTCGCGATCGCCGCCCGCTACCGCGACGGCCGCCTCACCCGGCTGATCACCCGCGGGGACGGGACGGCCGGGGAGGACGTCTCGCACGCGACCGGCACCGTCGAGGGGCTGCCCGAGGAGTTGGCCGAGCCGGTCACCGTGGAGGTGCGCGGCGAGGTCCTCATGACGGCCGCCCAGTTCGCGTACGCCAACGAGGTGCGCACGGGACACGGCGGACAGCCGTTCGCCAACCCGCGCAGCGCGGCCGCGGGCACCCTGCGGGCGAGGGAGCGCGTCCACACGGTGCCGATGACGTTCTTCGGCTACGGGCTGCTGCCGCTGCCCGGCACCGACCGCGCCCTCGCCGGACGGCTGGACGGGCTCGCGCACAGCGACCTGACGACCCTGGCCGCCGAGCTCGGCGTGCACACCAGCGCCCGGACCGCGGTCCCGGACGTCGTCACCGAGACCCCCGAACAGGTCCTGGACCGGGTGAAGGAGATCGCCGCGGTCCGCGCCGGGCTGCCGTTCGGTATCGACGGGATCGTCGTCGAGGCCGACCTCGCCGCCGACCGGCGGGACGCCGGATCCGGCTCCCGCGCGCCCCGGTGGGCGGTCGCCTACAAGCTGCCGGCCGCGGAGAAGATCACCCGGCTGCTGGGGGTGGAGTGGAACGTCGGCCGCACCGGCGTCGTCGCGCCGCGCGCCGCCCTCGAACCGGTGGTCATCGACGGCTCCACCATCACCTACGCCACCCTGCACAACCCGGCCGACATCACCCGCCGCGACCTGCGCCTCGGCGACCACGTGACGGTGCACCGCGCCGGCGACGTCATCCCCCGCGTCGAGGCCCCGGTCGCCCACCTGCGCACGGGCGAGGAGCGGCCCGTGGAGTTCCCCCGGCAGTGCCCCCGCTGCGGGTCGGACATCGACACCGGCGAGGAACGCTGGCGGTGCGCCCGGGGCCGCAACCGCCACCTGGTCGCGTCCCTCGCCTACGCCGCGGGACGCGACCAGCTCGACATCGAGGGACTGGGCGCCACCCGTGTCGTCCAGCTCGTCGACGCGGGCCTGGTCGCCGACCTCGCCGACCTGTTCGCCCTCCGGCGGGACCGGCTGCTCGCCCTGGAGCGGATGAGGGAGACCAGCACCGACAACCTGCTCGCCGCGATCGCCAGGGCCAAGGAACAGCCGCTGTCGCGGGTGCTGTGCGCGCTCGGCCTGCGCGGAACCGGCCGTTCCATATCACGGCGCATCGCCCGGTACTTCGCCACCATGGACGACATCCGCGCCGCCGACGCCGACGCGATGCAGCGGGTCGAGGGCATCGGAGCGGAGAAGGCCCCGTCGATCGTCGCGGAACTGGCCGAGCTCGCCCCCCTCGTCGACAGACTCGCCGCCGCCGGCGTCAACATGACCGAGCCCGGCGCCACGCCCCCGGGCCCCGACGCCGCTCCCGGCGGCCACGACGTGCCCGGCGCGCCGGCGGAGGGCGGCCCGCTGGCCGGGATGACGGTCGTGGTCACCGGCGCGATGACCGGGAGCCTGGAGAAGCTCTCCCGCAACGAGATGAACGAACTCGTCGAAAGGGCCGGCGGACGCTCCTCCTCCAGCGTCTCCGGGAAGACCGCCCTCGTCGTCGCGGGGGAGGGAGCCGGGTCCAAGCGCGCCAAGGCCGAACGGCTCGGCGTCCGCCTCGCCACCCCGGACGAGTTCGCCGCCCTGGTCGCCGGCCTCCTCCCCTGA
- a CDS encoding cytochrome c oxidase assembly protein — MDHHTHPAHHGADSGLPEILPPALALSACAVGYLCLVRRARRRNPAQDWSPWRTAGFTTGLLLLAVALLPPLAPFAHGDFRGHMAQHMLIGMYAPIALVLGAPVTLLLRTLPVTSARRLTAVLRARPVRLLSHPAPALLLSAGTLPVLYFTPLYDTVTAHPAGHWLLHAHFLLSGCLFAHVIAGPDPAPARPGVPARLVWLGCAVALHAVVSQLMYGGFRVDVHAPASEVRGGAEIMYYGGDLAELLLAAALVATWRPERGPRPRRPDTVPVAR; from the coding sequence ATGGACCACCACACGCACCCCGCGCACCACGGCGCGGACAGCGGTCTGCCGGAGATCCTGCCGCCCGCGCTCGCCCTGTCGGCCTGCGCCGTGGGCTACCTGTGTCTCGTCCGCCGGGCCCGGCGCCGCAATCCCGCGCAGGACTGGAGCCCGTGGCGCACGGCCGGGTTCACCACCGGCCTGCTCCTGCTCGCCGTCGCCCTCCTGCCGCCGCTCGCGCCCTTCGCCCACGGCGACTTCCGCGGGCACATGGCGCAGCACATGCTCATCGGCATGTACGCCCCGATCGCCCTGGTGCTCGGCGCTCCCGTCACCCTCCTGCTGCGCACCCTGCCGGTGACCTCCGCCCGGCGGCTCACCGCGGTCCTGCGCGCCCGCCCCGTCCGCCTGCTGTCCCACCCCGCCCCCGCCCTGCTGCTGTCCGCGGGCACCCTGCCGGTCCTCTACTTCACCCCGCTCTACGACACCGTCACGGCCCATCCGGCCGGGCACTGGCTGCTGCACGCCCACTTCCTGCTGTCCGGCTGCCTCTTCGCCCACGTCATCGCGGGCCCCGACCCGGCCCCGGCCCGGCCCGGCGTCCCCGCCCGCCTGGTCTGGCTCGGCTGCGCCGTCGCCCTGCACGCCGTCGTCTCCCAGCTGATGTACGGCGGGTTCCGGGTCGACGTGCACGCTCCCGCCTCCGAGGTCCGGGGCGGCGCGGAGATCATGTACTACGGCGGCGACCTGGCCGAACTCCTCCTGGCCGCCGCTCTCGTGGCCACCTGGCGCCCCGAACGCGGACCGCGGCCCCGTAGGCCGGACACCGTCCCCGTGGCCCGGTGA
- a CDS encoding DUF2243 domain-containing protein: MATTVDRAGTGAGTADLRLPGIVLGVGIGGFLDGILLHQLLRWHHMLTSTDQDRIGVKYYDPGTVSGLEMNTVWDGLFHTVCWLAVLTGLAVLYARVTHNRRRVWTSRVLWGWMLVGWGLFNLVEGVLDHHVLGIHHVRAGDGRLWWDLGFLALGALLLVGGWLLQRGGRLLDPGTPGTPGAPGTPGAPGTPGAPGTPGAPGAPGGRQAPGA; the protein is encoded by the coding sequence ATGGCGACCACCGTGGACCGGGCCGGAACCGGTGCGGGGACGGCCGATCTGCGATTGCCGGGCATCGTGCTGGGGGTGGGGATCGGCGGCTTCCTGGACGGCATCCTGCTGCACCAGCTCCTGCGGTGGCACCACATGCTCACGAGCACCGACCAGGACCGCATCGGTGTGAAGTACTACGACCCCGGCACGGTCTCCGGGCTGGAGATGAACACCGTCTGGGACGGCCTCTTCCACACCGTGTGCTGGCTCGCGGTCCTGACCGGACTCGCCGTGCTCTACGCCCGGGTCACCCACAACCGGCGCCGGGTGTGGACCTCCCGGGTGCTGTGGGGCTGGATGCTCGTCGGCTGGGGGCTGTTCAACCTCGTCGAAGGCGTCCTGGACCACCACGTCCTGGGCATCCACCACGTCCGCGCCGGGGACGGCCGGCTCTGGTGGGACCTCGGCTTCCTCGCCCTCGGCGCGCTGCTGCTCGTCGGCGGGTGGCTCCTCCAGCGCGGCGGGCGGCTCCTCGATCCCGGCACCCCCGGCACCCCCGGCGCTCCCGGCACCCCCGGCGCTCCCGGCACCCCCGGCGCTCCCGGCACCCCCGGCGCTCCCGGCGCTCCCGGCGGCCGGCAGGCACCGGGCGCCTGA
- a CDS encoding AAA family ATPase produces MAKGTDLAVFVGLQASGKSTFYDQRLSGRYALVSKDLFPRGARNKQRRQMRLVEEHLAAGRPVAVDNTNPSPYEWAPLVELAHAHGATATAYWFPPDVAGSLRRNAAREGRDRVPDVGVLATLRQLRRPSAEDGFDAVHEVRFDGRGGFEVRAGGGDDGAGPGPHGTRG; encoded by the coding sequence ATGGCGAAGGGAACGGACCTGGCCGTGTTCGTCGGACTGCAGGCGTCCGGGAAGTCCACCTTCTACGACCAGCGCCTGTCCGGCCGGTACGCGCTGGTCAGCAAGGACCTGTTCCCGCGGGGCGCCCGCAACAAGCAGCGGCGGCAGATGCGGCTGGTGGAGGAGCACCTGGCCGCCGGGCGGCCGGTGGCCGTGGACAACACCAACCCGTCACCGTACGAGTGGGCCCCGCTGGTGGAGCTGGCCCACGCCCACGGCGCCACAGCGACGGCGTACTGGTTCCCCCCGGACGTGGCCGGCTCACTGCGGCGCAACGCCGCCCGCGAGGGCCGCGACCGCGTGCCGGACGTCGGTGTCCTGGCCACGCTGAGGCAGCTCCGCAGGCCCTCGGCCGAGGACGGGTTCGACGCGGTGCACGAGGTGCGCTTCGACGGCCGCGGCGGCTTCGAGGTGCGCGCCGGCGGCGGTGACGACGGGGCCGGCCCCGGCCCGCACGGCACGAGAGGGTGA
- a CDS encoding DUF2267 domain-containing protein: MQHDQMIGKVQALAQLPDRGSAEQATRAVLRTLAERLPSGLADHMAAQLPSALGAAVRETVGSSADDHPGTSGERFDLTVFAGRIAGRAETDEDTAVREAAAVLEVLDAALAPELTEKVAGALPADIRALLPAGRTTDDTD; encoded by the coding sequence ATGCAGCATGATCAGATGATCGGAAAAGTACAGGCGCTCGCTCAGCTGCCGGACCGGGGATCGGCCGAACAGGCGACGCGGGCCGTACTGCGGACCCTGGCCGAGCGGCTGCCGTCCGGGCTCGCGGATCACATGGCCGCCCAGCTGCCGTCGGCACTGGGCGCCGCCGTCCGGGAGACGGTGGGCTCCTCCGCCGACGACCACCCGGGCACCTCGGGCGAGCGATTCGACCTCACCGTGTTCGCCGGCCGGATCGCCGGTCGCGCGGAGACGGACGAGGACACGGCCGTGCGCGAGGCCGCCGCCGTACTGGAGGTGCTGGACGCCGCCCTCGCCCCGGAACTGACGGAGAAGGTGGCCGGGGCGCTGCCCGCGGACATCCGCGCGCTCCTGCCCGCGGGCCGCACCACCGACGACACGGACTGA
- a CDS encoding aldehyde dehydrogenase family protein, with product MARTATPDVYTGFDRMPLAGEWRAGRAGGSRRDTDPYTGDVLTEIGLAGADDLDEAYRAARRAQPEWSRRPAGERAQIMRKAARILADREEELTGWLQREAGATRNRAAVEITLTRAVTDRAADQAGLINTWSGADSDLEHKENRVYRTAVGVVAVISPWNFPVHLSNRSVAPALALGNAVVLKPAGDTPVTGGLFLAKVYEEAGLPPGLLSVVVGSGSAIGDAMVEHEVPRVVSFTGSTPVGRGIAAKAGVKRLALELGGNGPLVVLDDADLDQAVAGALYGTYFHQGQVCMATNRVIVHATVYDAFVERFVAGAGALRYGDPRDAGTQLGPVINAGQVDSVREKVAGSVGDGAELVLTGEPTGPTGQVLPPQVLLGGNDVTTAREEVFGPVATLVRADDEEDALRLANDTEYGLSSGVYTRATDRGLRFALRMQAGMTHVNDTTVHDDAHIPFGGEKASGLGRFGGDWVVDEFTTHHWVSLQHAPREFRY from the coding sequence ATGGCGCGTACGGCGACGCCGGACGTCTACACGGGCTTCGACCGCATGCCCCTGGCCGGCGAGTGGCGCGCGGGCAGGGCGGGCGGCTCCCGGCGGGACACCGATCCGTACACCGGGGACGTCCTGACGGAGATCGGGCTCGCCGGTGCCGACGACCTGGACGAGGCGTACCGCGCCGCGCGCCGGGCGCAACCGGAGTGGTCCCGCAGGCCCGCCGGGGAACGCGCGCAGATCATGCGCAAGGCGGCCCGGATCCTGGCCGACCGCGAGGAGGAACTCACCGGCTGGCTGCAACGCGAGGCGGGAGCGACCCGCAACCGCGCCGCCGTGGAGATCACGCTCACCCGCGCCGTCACCGACAGGGCCGCCGACCAGGCCGGCCTGATCAACACCTGGAGCGGCGCGGACTCCGACCTGGAGCACAAGGAGAACCGCGTCTACCGCACGGCGGTGGGTGTCGTCGCCGTGATCAGCCCGTGGAACTTCCCCGTCCACCTCTCCAACCGATCGGTCGCGCCGGCGCTGGCCCTCGGCAACGCCGTGGTGCTCAAGCCCGCCGGCGACACGCCCGTCACCGGCGGGCTCTTCCTGGCGAAGGTGTACGAGGAGGCCGGCCTGCCGCCGGGGCTGCTGAGCGTGGTGGTGGGCAGCGGAAGCGCCATCGGGGACGCGATGGTGGAGCACGAGGTGCCCCGGGTGGTGTCCTTCACCGGGTCCACCCCCGTGGGGCGGGGCATCGCCGCGAAGGCCGGGGTGAAGAGGCTCGCGCTCGAACTCGGCGGCAACGGCCCCCTGGTGGTGCTCGACGACGCGGACCTCGACCAGGCCGTCGCGGGAGCCCTGTACGGCACCTACTTCCACCAGGGCCAGGTCTGCATGGCGACCAACCGCGTCATCGTCCACGCGACGGTGTACGACGCCTTCGTCGAACGCTTCGTCGCCGGTGCCGGGGCCCTGCGGTACGGCGATCCGCGCGACGCCGGCACACAGCTGGGCCCGGTCATCAACGCCGGGCAGGTGGACTCCGTCCGCGAGAAGGTCGCCGGCTCCGTCGGGGACGGTGCCGAGCTGGTCCTCACCGGCGAGCCGACCGGCCCCACCGGGCAGGTGCTGCCGCCGCAGGTCCTGCTCGGCGGCAACGACGTCACCACCGCCCGGGAAGAAGTGTTCGGGCCGGTGGCGACCCTCGTCAGGGCGGACGACGAGGAGGACGCCCTCCGCCTCGCCAACGACACCGAGTACGGCCTGTCCAGCGGCGTGTACACCCGGGCCACCGACCGCGGCCTGCGGTTCGCTCTGCGCATGCAGGCGGGGATGACCCATGTCAACGACACCACCGTCCACGACGACGCGCACATCCCCTTCGGCGGTGAGAAGGCCTCCGGACTGGGACGCTTCGGCGGCGACTGGGTCGTGGACGAGTTCACCACCCACCACTGGGTGAGCCTTCAGCACGCGCCGCGCGAGTTCCGCTACTGA
- a CDS encoding polysaccharide pyruvyl transferase family protein yields the protein MTTQRPFVPPEPRIGVLGSYGGLNTGDEAILTCVLTCLRAHRPRARLVVFSRDAEHTRAHQPLADEALDWEGVPHRTLLETLSGLDLLVLGGGGILYDGEARRYLRLVRAAQLGGVRTFAYAVGAGPLREPDDREAVRTVLSAMDEVVVRDEESRLVLEEAGVERDVTVTADPALLLPPEPFTARMMAAEGVPAGARLVGMSVREPGRAAEHLNEGDYHALIAGVADFLVRRLDAHVVFVPMERQDVRHAHAVLSRMAAPDRGRILNGAYSPGQVLGLMRHLDLVVGMRLHFLIFAALSGLPVLPLPYAGKVFDFARRLGAPTLVGVAREQSGLLLAELDRLWDEFPQRRPELVARVRGLQDLARETGVRCGALLDDLDDLHGRAAQAPGPEREKSLLAVDEV from the coding sequence ATGACCACCCAGCGCCCGTTCGTCCCGCCGGAGCCGCGTATCGGAGTGCTCGGTTCGTACGGCGGCCTGAACACGGGTGACGAGGCCATCCTCACCTGTGTCCTCACCTGCCTGCGCGCCCACCGCCCGCGTGCGAGGCTGGTCGTCTTCAGCCGCGACGCCGAGCACACCCGCGCGCACCAGCCGCTCGCGGACGAGGCGCTGGACTGGGAGGGCGTCCCGCACAGGACCCTGCTCGAGACCCTCTCGGGCCTGGACCTGCTGGTGCTCGGCGGGGGCGGCATCCTCTACGACGGCGAGGCGCGCCGCTACCTGCGACTGGTCCGGGCGGCGCAGCTCGGCGGCGTGCGGACCTTCGCCTACGCGGTCGGCGCCGGACCCCTGCGCGAGCCGGACGACCGGGAGGCGGTGCGGACGGTGCTGTCCGCCATGGACGAGGTCGTGGTGCGCGACGAGGAGTCACGGCTCGTCCTGGAGGAGGCCGGCGTCGAGCGGGACGTCACCGTCACCGCCGACCCGGCGCTGCTGCTGCCGCCGGAGCCGTTCACCGCACGGATGATGGCCGCGGAGGGCGTCCCGGCCGGTGCCCGCCTGGTGGGGATGTCGGTGCGGGAGCCGGGCCGGGCGGCGGAGCACCTGAACGAGGGCGACTACCACGCGCTGATCGCCGGCGTCGCCGACTTCCTGGTCCGGCGCCTCGACGCCCACGTGGTCTTCGTGCCGATGGAACGCCAGGACGTCCGGCACGCCCACGCCGTCCTGTCCAGGATGGCGGCACCCGACCGGGGCCGGATCCTGAACGGCGCCTACAGCCCCGGGCAGGTCCTCGGACTGATGCGCCACCTGGACCTGGTCGTCGGCATGCGCCTGCACTTCCTCATCTTCGCGGCGCTCTCCGGCCTGCCGGTGCTGCCCCTGCCCTACGCCGGCAAGGTGTTCGACTTCGCCCGCCGGCTGGGCGCACCGACGCTGGTCGGCGTGGCACGCGAACAGTCCGGGCTGCTGCTGGCCGAGCTGGACCGGCTGTGGGACGAGTTCCCGCAGCGCCGTCCGGAGCTCGTCGCGCGCGTACGGGGGCTGCAGGACCTCGCCCGTGAGACCGGCGTCCGCTGCGGGGCCCTGCTCGACGATCTCGACGACCTCCACGGCCGTGCCGCGCAGGCACCGGGTCCGGAGCGGGAGAAGTCGCTGCTGGCCGTGGACGAGGTGTGA
- a CDS encoding DUF3040 domain-containing protein — MSIGRLTEHEQRVLEEMERELRRDRRLDRRLRALRRHGRPNRLRDAFRDPRPWAVVLLLAVCVALMAAGVVTSDPRVIWAFAVVWPLMPYAVLRLLGRWPDR; from the coding sequence GTGTCGATCGGCCGGCTCACCGAACACGAGCAGCGCGTTCTCGAGGAGATGGAGCGCGAGCTGCGCCGCGACCGCCGCCTGGACCGGCGGCTGCGCGCCCTGCGCCGGCACGGGCGGCCGAACCGGCTCCGGGACGCCTTCCGCGATCCGCGCCCGTGGGCCGTCGTCCTGCTGCTCGCGGTCTGCGTCGCGCTCATGGCGGCCGGCGTCGTCACGTCGGACCCCCGGGTGATCTGGGCCTTCGCCGTCGTGTGGCCGCTGATGCCGTATGCGGTCCTCCGGCTGCTGGGCCGGTGGCCGGACAGGTGA
- a CDS encoding heavy-metal-associated domain-containing protein codes for MSCCTPDGTCSTTTAEAPATEGVTTVYDVSGMTCGHCKATLTEEIGALDGVLAVDVDLESGRVAVTTAAEPDDASLARAVDDAGYELTGRAV; via the coding sequence ATGTCCTGCTGCACCCCCGACGGCACCTGCTCCACCACCACCGCCGAGGCCCCGGCCACCGAGGGCGTCACCACCGTCTACGACGTCTCGGGAATGACCTGCGGGCACTGCAAGGCCACGCTCACCGAGGAGATCGGCGCCCTGGACGGCGTGCTGGCGGTGGACGTCGACCTCGAGTCCGGCCGGGTCGCCGTCACCACCGCGGCCGAGCCCGACGACGCGTCGCTGGCCCGGGCCGTCGACGACGCCGGCTACGAACTCACCGGCCGCGCGGTCTGA
- a CDS encoding DUF6153 family protein, translating to MEAGRPSTGGREARGCGERVAEAGDRPVRPLGEGCPYDESVTFSTRSSGRPAGLPLALLVLAVLAGVLGMHALAPGGVPAAQTTAGHERVTAAADGVPHADGAYEPARRTAGQIITSRSAEIEQMDKLLGED from the coding sequence GTGGAGGCCGGGCGGCCCTCGACCGGAGGCCGTGAGGCCCGCGGCTGCGGGGAACGCGTCGCCGAAGCCGGCGACCGGCCGGTACGCCCGCTCGGTGAGGGGTGCCCGTACGATGAGTCCGTGACCTTCAGCACCCGATCGAGCGGCCGCCCGGCCGGGTTGCCGCTCGCGCTGCTGGTCCTGGCGGTGCTGGCCGGTGTGCTGGGCATGCACGCCCTGGCGCCCGGCGGTGTCCCGGCGGCGCAGACGACGGCCGGGCACGAGAGGGTGACGGCCGCGGCGGACGGCGTGCCGCACGCGGACGGCGCCTACGAGCCGGCCAGGAGGACGGCCGGGCAGATCATCACCTCGCGGAGCGCGGAGATCGAGCAGATGGACAAGCTGCTCGGCGAGGACTGA
- the dhaK gene encoding dihydroxyacetone kinase subunit DhaK, protein MKMLINVPETVVADALRGMAAAHPELTVDVENRVVVRRDAPVAGKVALVSGGGSGHEPLHGGFVGPGMLSAACPGEVFTSPVPDQMVRAAAAVDSGAGVLFVVKNYTGDVLNFDMAAELAEDEGIQVAKVLVNDDVAVTDSLYTAGRRGTGATLFVEKIAGAAAEEGRPLEQVEAIARQVNENSRSFGVALSACTTPAKGSPTFDLPAGELELGIGIHGEPGRERRPMMTSGEIAEVAVDAILADLAPRDPVLVLVNGMGATPLLELYGFNAEVQRVLGERGVPVARVLVGNYVTSLDMAGASVTLCRIDEELLRLWDAPVRTPGLRWGV, encoded by the coding sequence ATGAAGATGCTCATCAACGTCCCGGAGACCGTCGTGGCGGACGCGTTGCGCGGTATGGCGGCGGCCCATCCCGAGCTGACGGTGGACGTGGAGAACCGGGTGGTCGTGCGCAGGGACGCGCCCGTGGCCGGGAAGGTGGCCCTGGTCTCCGGCGGGGGTTCCGGGCACGAGCCGCTGCACGGCGGGTTCGTGGGCCCGGGGATGCTGTCGGCGGCCTGTCCCGGCGAGGTGTTCACCTCGCCCGTGCCCGACCAGATGGTGCGGGCGGCGGCGGCCGTGGACAGCGGGGCCGGGGTGCTGTTCGTCGTGAAGAACTACACCGGTGACGTGCTCAACTTCGACATGGCCGCCGAACTGGCCGAGGACGAGGGCATCCAGGTCGCGAAGGTGCTGGTCAACGACGATGTCGCGGTGACCGACAGCCTCTACACGGCCGGGCGGCGGGGCACGGGGGCGACGCTGTTCGTGGAGAAGATCGCCGGCGCGGCGGCGGAGGAGGGCCGGCCGCTGGAGCAGGTGGAGGCGATCGCCCGGCAGGTGAACGAGAACTCCCGCAGCTTCGGCGTGGCGCTGAGCGCCTGCACGACGCCCGCCAAGGGCAGTCCGACCTTCGATCTGCCCGCCGGGGAGCTGGAGCTGGGCATCGGCATCCACGGCGAGCCCGGCCGGGAGCGGCGGCCGATGATGACCTCCGGTGAGATCGCCGAGGTCGCCGTCGACGCGATCCTGGCGGACCTCGCCCCGCGCGACCCCGTCCTGGTCCTGGTCAACGGCATGGGCGCGACCCCGCTGCTGGAGCTGTACGGCTTCAACGCCGAGGTGCAGCGGGTGCTCGGCGAGCGCGGCGTGCCCGTCGCCCGCGTCCTCGTCGGCAACTACGTCACGTCCCTGGACATGGCGGGCGCCTCGGTCACCCTGTGCCGGATCGACGAGGAGCTGCTGCGGCTGTGGGACGCGCCGGTGCGGACCCCGGGACTGCGCTGGGGCGTGTGA
- the dhaL gene encoding dihydroxyacetone kinase subunit DhaL gives MLDADFFRRWMTVTAASVDREAQRLTALDSPIGDADHGSNLQRGFAAVRAALEKEPPATPGAVLTQSGRLLVSTVGGASGPLYGTLLRRTGKALGDATEVDERQLAEALRAGVDAVMQLGGAAAGDKTMIDALLPAVDALGDSFAAARTAAEEGAVATTPLRARKGRASYLGERSIGHQDPGATSAALLIAGLADAASDAGAGDE, from the coding sequence GTGCTCGACGCCGACTTCTTCCGCCGTTGGATGACGGTGACCGCCGCCTCCGTGGACCGCGAGGCGCAGCGGCTCACCGCCCTCGACTCGCCGATCGGCGACGCCGACCACGGCAGCAACCTCCAGCGCGGGTTCGCGGCGGTGCGGGCCGCGCTGGAGAAGGAACCGCCCGCCACCCCCGGCGCGGTGCTGACCCAGTCCGGGCGGCTGCTCGTCTCGACCGTGGGCGGCGCGTCGGGCCCGCTGTACGGGACGCTGCTGCGCCGCACCGGCAAGGCGCTCGGGGACGCCACCGAGGTCGACGAGCGGCAGCTGGCCGAGGCGCTGCGTGCCGGAGTGGACGCGGTGATGCAGCTCGGGGGCGCCGCGGCGGGCGACAAGACGATGATCGACGCGTTGCTGCCGGCCGTGGACGCACTCGGTGACTCGTTCGCCGCGGCACGCACGGCGGCCGAGGAGGGCGCCGTGGCCACGACGCCGTTGCGGGCCCGCAAGGGCAGGGCCAGTTATCTCGGCGAGCGCAGCATCGGGCACCAGGATCCGGGGGCCACGTCGGCGGCGCTGCTGATCGCCGGGCTGGCCGACGCCGCCTCGGACGCGGGGGCCGGGGATGAGTGA
- a CDS encoding PTS fructose transporter subunit IIA, with amino-acid sequence MSDAKPVGIVLVSHSAAVAAAVAELAKGLAGAGAAVPVAPAGGTGSGGLGTSAELIAAAAASVDRGAGVAVLTDLGSAVLTVKALLAEGDELPEHTRLVDAPFVEGAVAAVVTAAAGADLAAVEAAAAEAYTYRKV; translated from the coding sequence ATGAGTGACGCGAAGCCGGTGGGGATCGTGCTGGTGTCGCACAGCGCGGCGGTGGCCGCGGCGGTGGCGGAACTGGCGAAGGGACTGGCGGGAGCCGGTGCCGCGGTGCCGGTGGCCCCGGCGGGCGGCACCGGGAGCGGCGGTCTCGGCACGAGCGCGGAGCTGATCGCCGCGGCGGCCGCGTCCGTCGACCGCGGGGCCGGTGTCGCCGTCCTGACCGATCTGGGCAGCGCGGTGCTCACGGTGAAGGCGCTGCTCGCGGAGGGCGACGAGCTGCCCGAGCACACCCGGCTGGTGGACGCGCCGTTCGTGGAGGGCGCGGTGGCCGCGGTGGTGACGGCGGCCGCGGGGGCCGACCTGGCGGCGGTGGAGGCGGCGGCCGCGGAGGCGTACACGTACCGGAAGGTGTGA